A single window of Bordetella genomosp. 11 DNA harbors:
- a CDS encoding universal stress protein, translating into MFKHLLIPIDGSEGASRALRYALALARDMQAKVTLFTATEPFHMLSAEAEQIERVKDEYDKYQRDRARGMLETARELAQREGVACDVVQVEHEQPYEAIIETARRANCDVIAMGSHGYGGVKALVLGSVTQKVLTHCSIPVLVYR; encoded by the coding sequence ATGTTCAAACATCTGCTGATTCCCATCGACGGCTCCGAAGGCGCCTCGCGCGCCCTGCGGTATGCCTTGGCCCTGGCCCGCGACATGCAGGCCAAAGTGACCCTGTTCACGGCAACGGAACCCTTCCACATGCTATCGGCCGAGGCCGAGCAGATCGAACGGGTGAAGGATGAGTACGACAAATACCAGCGCGATCGCGCCCGCGGCATGCTGGAAACGGCGCGGGAATTGGCCCAGCGCGAAGGGGTGGCGTGCGATGTCGTGCAGGTCGAGCACGAGCAGCCGTACGAAGCCATTATCGAAACGGCCCGGCGAGCCAACTGCGATGTCATCGCGATGGGCTCGCACGGCTACGGCGGCGTCAAGGCGCTGGTGCTGGGCAGCGTCACCCAGAAGGTGCTGACGCACTGCTCGATACCGGTACTGGTCTACCGCTAG
- a CDS encoding hybrid sensor histidine kinase/response regulator has translation MGNTTIRVLLVEDDAVDRIACRRALSADPVHRFEVASAETGDEAMRYLQSHRVDCILLDYRLPDQTGLEFLGSLADGTGEVPLPVLVLTGEDSTGVAVDMMRHGARDYLYKDTERRYLQALPAAIERMLRAQRLVEDKRQAEAMFRTLVEQIQAITYVRGLDGDGALRYISPQVEALGFSAEEWLSDPGVPLAAIHPADRAKAAAAIARSSADGSPLRVEYRMIGKNGRESWFRDEAEVVRDSTGRPLFQQGILIDITQSKLAEEALRESREALRRLAAHQENIKESERKRIAQEIHDELGGLLTGIKAHVSVSLERGVRAGAKADPLLEEAGRLTEDAIQAVRRVINDLRPSVLDQLGVWEAIEWYSGQVESRFGLVCDCSIAESALQARVDPDRSIMLFRVVQESLTNVVRHADASLVSVHAAAKDDVVTVEVRDDGKGFAPDRPANHHSWGIQGMQERTRHFGGQLTVSSIPGQGTRVSLRLPLEPHDAA, from the coding sequence ATGGGCAACACCACTATCCGGGTACTGCTGGTCGAGGACGATGCGGTGGATCGCATCGCATGCCGTCGCGCGCTGTCCGCCGATCCGGTACACCGGTTCGAGGTCGCCTCGGCCGAGACGGGCGACGAGGCAATGCGCTACCTGCAATCGCATCGCGTCGATTGCATCTTGCTGGATTACCGCCTGCCGGATCAGACCGGCCTGGAATTCCTCGGCAGTCTGGCCGACGGCACGGGCGAGGTTCCCCTGCCGGTGCTGGTCCTGACGGGCGAAGACAGTACCGGCGTGGCCGTCGACATGATGCGCCACGGCGCGCGCGATTATCTGTACAAGGATACGGAGCGGCGCTATCTGCAGGCCCTGCCGGCCGCCATCGAGCGCATGCTGCGCGCCCAGCGGCTGGTGGAGGACAAGCGGCAGGCGGAGGCGATGTTCCGCACGCTGGTCGAACAGATCCAGGCCATTACCTATGTGCGTGGCCTGGACGGCGACGGCGCCCTGCGCTATATCAGCCCGCAGGTCGAAGCGCTGGGGTTTTCGGCCGAGGAATGGCTGTCCGATCCCGGTGTGCCGCTGGCCGCCATCCATCCGGCGGACCGTGCCAAGGCAGCCGCCGCGATCGCGCGCAGCAGCGCCGACGGCAGCCCGCTGCGCGTGGAGTACCGGATGATCGGCAAGAACGGCAGGGAATCCTGGTTCCGCGACGAGGCCGAAGTGGTCCGCGATTCCACCGGGCGGCCGCTGTTCCAGCAGGGCATCCTGATCGACATCACGCAAAGCAAACTGGCCGAGGAAGCGTTGCGTGAGTCGCGCGAGGCATTGCGGCGCCTGGCCGCCCACCAGGAAAACATCAAGGAAAGCGAACGCAAGCGCATCGCGCAGGAAATCCACGACGAACTGGGCGGCCTGCTGACGGGTATCAAGGCCCACGTTTCGGTGTCCCTGGAGCGCGGCGTGCGGGCGGGCGCCAAGGCCGATCCCCTGCTGGAAGAAGCCGGACGCCTGACCGAGGACGCGATCCAGGCCGTGCGCCGGGTCATCAACGATCTGCGCCCCAGCGTGCTGGACCAGCTCGGCGTCTGGGAGGCCATCGAATGGTACTCGGGACAGGTTGAATCGCGCTTCGGGCTGGTATGCGATTGCAGCATCGCGGAATCCGCGCTGCAGGCGCGCGTGGATCCGGACCGCAGCATCATGCTGTTCCGGGTGGTGCAGGAGTCGCTGACCAACGTCGTGCGGCACGCCGATGCCTCGCTGGTATCGGTGCATGCCGCGGCCAAGGACGACGTCGTCACGGTGGAGGTTCGCGACGATGGCAAGGGATTCGCGCCGGACAGGCCGGCCAACCACCATTCCTGGGGAATCCAGGGGATGCAGGAACGTACCCGCCACTTCGGCGGGCAGCTGACCGTCTCCAGCATCCCCGGGCAGGGCACGCGGGTTTCGCTGCGCCTGCCGCTGGAGCCCCACGACGCCGCGTGA
- a CDS encoding response regulator: MKTPSKPVLLVEDDTVDAMTVKRALKEINVLNPLVRCENGEEALDYLRDPANERPCIILLDLNMPVMTGIEFLHVIKADEQLRRLPVIVLTTSEEQQDKVNSFNMSVAGYMAKPVDYRQFVEIMRSIDLYWTISELP; encoded by the coding sequence ATGAAAACGCCTTCCAAGCCGGTATTGCTGGTCGAAGACGATACGGTCGACGCAATGACCGTGAAGCGCGCGCTGAAGGAAATCAATGTCCTCAACCCTCTGGTCCGTTGCGAGAACGGCGAAGAGGCGCTGGACTATCTTCGCGATCCGGCCAACGAGCGGCCCTGTATCATTCTGCTGGACCTGAATATGCCGGTGATGACCGGCATCGAGTTTCTTCATGTGATCAAGGCCGATGAACAACTGCGGCGCCTGCCGGTGATCGTGCTGACCACCTCGGAAGAGCAGCAGGACAAGGTCAACAGCTTCAACATGAGCGTGGCCGGCTATATGGCCAAGCCGGTCGACTACCGGCAGTTCGTCGAAATCATGCGCTCCATCGATCTTTACTGGACGATCAGCGAACTTCCCTGA